Proteins encoded in a region of the Isosphaeraceae bacterium EP7 genome:
- a CDS encoding vWA domain-containing protein, giving the protein MVGSLSLNAGRPLWLLLLPLVLPPLILFSYRGLSGLGRVRRLLAIALRGTVVTLVVLALAELQAVRRSERLTTLFVVDASESIPREMRGPALQYVTEESKKRGPDDLSGVVVFGKTPRVESPPAPIESNLSMGIESTIDPEYSDLAAAIKLALATFPGDTARRIVVLSDGNENRGNAVEQALSAKNLGVPIDVLPIDYSYDEEVLVEKVSLPPDVKKGETVNINVVVRANAPTSGTLQVFQKADNYRAPAPRQREAGAGRAETWGERVHPEAAHHRAEFLYVHG; this is encoded by the coding sequence ATGGTCGGCAGCCTGTCGCTGAACGCCGGACGCCCGCTCTGGCTGCTCCTGCTCCCCCTGGTGCTGCCCCCGCTGATCCTGTTCAGCTACCGAGGGCTGTCGGGCCTGGGCCGGGTGCGGCGGCTGCTGGCGATCGCGCTGCGGGGGACGGTCGTCACTCTGGTCGTGCTGGCCCTGGCCGAGTTGCAGGCGGTCCGCCGCAGCGAGCGGCTGACGACCCTGTTCGTCGTCGACGCCTCGGAGAGCATCCCGCGCGAGATGCGCGGGCCGGCCTTGCAGTACGTCACCGAAGAGTCGAAGAAGCGCGGGCCGGACGATCTTTCCGGTGTGGTCGTCTTCGGCAAGACCCCGCGCGTCGAGTCGCCGCCGGCGCCCATCGAGTCGAACCTGTCGATGGGGATCGAGAGCACGATCGACCCCGAATACTCCGACCTGGCCGCGGCGATCAAGCTGGCTCTGGCGACGTTCCCGGGCGACACCGCCAGGCGGATCGTGGTCCTCTCCGACGGCAACGAGAACCGGGGCAACGCGGTCGAGCAGGCGCTCTCGGCCAAGAACCTGGGCGTGCCGATCGACGTGCTGCCGATCGACTACTCGTATGACGAGGAGGTCCTCGTCGAGAAGGTGAGCCTCCCCCCCGACGTGAAGAAGGGGGAGACCGTCAACATCAACGTCGTGGTGCGGGCCAACGCCCCCACGAGCGGGACGCTGCAAGTCTTCCAGAAGGCCGACAACTATCGCGCCCCCGCGCCCCGGCAACGAGAAGCCGGTGCCGGTCGAGCTGAAACGTGGGGTGAACGTGTTCACCCTGAAGCAGCTCATCACCGAGCCGAATTTCTATACGTTCACGGCTGA
- a CDS encoding NHL repeat-containing protein, whose protein sequence is MIPDLRGKFGGLLLGALVACLAGCNRSADSRADLVWGIHGSKDGWLQKPRVAAFDGKDQLYIADLTDRIQVFDREGNYLRGWRMPEFNVDGPSGLTVDQLGRLLVADTHFYRVLVFSPEGKLLQQIGDGVQAATPGRFGYPTDVVIDRLGNFYVADYGENDRVQAFSPDGKWLRQWGGHGYEPGEFLRPRALAIDADDRIYVADSTNHRIQVFDTQGKLLRYWGEHGSGPGQLAYPYDVAIGPDDAVYVCEYGNHRVQKFSKEGEPLGVWGASGRRPGQLYNPWALAVDGEGAVSVIDTNNHRVQRFRF, encoded by the coding sequence ATGATACCCGATTTGCGCGGCAAGTTCGGCGGGTTGTTGCTCGGGGCCCTGGTGGCCTGCCTGGCCGGATGCAACCGCTCCGCAGATTCGAGGGCCGACCTCGTCTGGGGGATCCACGGGTCGAAGGACGGCTGGCTGCAGAAGCCGAGGGTGGCCGCGTTTGACGGCAAGGATCAGCTCTACATCGCCGACCTGACCGACCGGATCCAGGTCTTCGACCGCGAGGGCAACTATCTGCGCGGATGGCGGATGCCCGAGTTCAACGTCGACGGGCCGAGTGGCCTTACGGTCGACCAGCTGGGTCGTTTGCTGGTGGCGGACACCCATTTCTACCGGGTGCTCGTCTTCTCGCCCGAGGGGAAGCTGCTCCAGCAGATCGGCGACGGGGTGCAGGCGGCGACTCCGGGCCGGTTCGGGTATCCGACGGACGTGGTGATCGACAGGCTCGGGAATTTCTACGTCGCGGATTATGGCGAGAACGACCGCGTTCAGGCCTTCTCTCCCGACGGGAAATGGCTGCGGCAGTGGGGGGGCCACGGATACGAACCGGGCGAATTCCTGCGTCCCCGTGCGCTAGCGATCGACGCCGACGACCGAATTTATGTGGCCGACAGCACAAATCACCGGATCCAGGTCTTCGATACTCAGGGCAAGCTGCTGCGGTATTGGGGAGAGCATGGAAGTGGTCCCGGGCAGTTGGCCTATCCGTACGACGTGGCGATCGGCCCCGATGACGCGGTCTATGTGTGCGAATACGGCAATCACCGGGTGCAGAAGTTCTCGAAGGAAGGGGAGCCGCTCGGCGTCTGGGGTGCCTCGGGCCGCAGGCCAGGTCAGCTCTACAACCCCTGGGCTCTGGCGGTGGACGGTGAGGGGGCGGTTTCGGTGATCGACACGAACAATCATCGCGTGCAGCGGTTCCGGTTCTGA
- a CDS encoding Rieske (2Fe-2S) protein, whose translation MAEFVKVCSVGDVEEGGSITVEVGDLKIAIFLKGETFYAIADRCPHAGGSMGLGWIDEGEAVCPLHRWQFNLDTGRCSTIRGQRIRKYDCEAREGSVWVSVPS comes from the coding sequence GTGGCCGAGTTCGTCAAGGTCTGCTCCGTCGGCGATGTCGAGGAGGGCGGATCCATCACCGTCGAGGTTGGGGATCTGAAGATCGCCATCTTTTTGAAGGGAGAGACCTTCTACGCCATTGCCGACCGCTGCCCTCACGCGGGCGGCTCGATGGGCCTGGGCTGGATCGACGAGGGAGAGGCCGTCTGCCCGCTTCATCGCTGGCAGTTCAATCTGGACACCGGCCGCTGCTCGACCATCCGCGGTCAGCGGATCCGCAAATACGACTGCGAGGCCCGCGAAGGCTCCGTCTGGGTCAGTGTCCCCAGCTGA
- a CDS encoding ferritin-like domain-containing protein — translation MKLETLRDLLVEQMQDLYDAEHRITEALPKMEKAAHSTLLKAAFRKHLKETEGQIGRLDKAFEALDEKAERKTCKAIKGLIAEGDEMIKEDAEPEVRDAGLIAAAQRVEHYEMAGYGTIKAFAKLLKLNAVVKLVDATLSEEKATDEALTDLAVSTINLEAV, via the coding sequence ATGAAACTCGAAACTTTGCGCGACCTTCTGGTCGAACAGATGCAGGACCTTTACGACGCCGAGCATCGGATCACCGAGGCCCTTCCCAAGATGGAGAAGGCGGCGCATTCAACCTTGCTGAAGGCGGCGTTCCGCAAGCACCTGAAGGAAACGGAAGGGCAGATCGGCCGACTGGACAAGGCGTTCGAGGCGCTGGATGAGAAGGCCGAGCGCAAGACCTGCAAGGCGATCAAGGGCTTGATCGCCGAGGGGGACGAGATGATCAAGGAGGACGCTGAGCCCGAGGTCCGGGACGCGGGCTTGATCGCTGCGGCCCAGCGGGTCGAGCATTACGAGATGGCCGGCTACGGCACGATCAAGGCGTTCGCCAAGCTCCTGAAGCTGAACGCGGTGGTTAAGCTCGTCGACGCGACGCTCTCGGAGGAGAAGGCGACAGACGAAGCGCTGACCGACCTGGCCGTCAGCACGATCAATCTCGAAGCCGTCTGA
- a CDS encoding DUF1559 domain-containing protein — MGRFNRCQRRLVRGFTLIELLVVISIIAVLIGLLLPAVQSAREAARRAQCVNNLKQIGLSLHNYLSVHNTFAPFSVLPRTRTAQPWSALARILPFMEQTNLANLINWDSDYEFPSKPTVAAIRVAAFMCPSEINDRPRPTATLTYYPSNYAFNSGTWFFYDPASDREGDGAFAPNRAFAPAAISDGLSNTLGAAETKAYQPNLWDTKVPATTGTAAPTTPATLNTYLSGGTFDSNGHTEWIEGDIHETGFTTTFTPNTKVPYTSGGLVYDVDFTSMRDGESINLPTYGAITSRSFHPGGLNGMMMDGSVRFFKSTINQAVWRGLGTRAGGEVISADD; from the coding sequence TTGGGACGATTCAATCGGTGCCAGAGACGCCTGGTGCGGGGGTTTACCCTGATCGAGCTTCTGGTGGTGATCTCGATCATCGCCGTGCTGATCGGCCTGCTGCTGCCGGCGGTGCAGAGTGCCCGTGAGGCCGCCAGGCGAGCGCAGTGCGTGAACAACCTGAAGCAGATCGGGCTTTCGCTGCACAACTACCTGTCGGTACACAACACATTCGCCCCGTTCTCGGTGCTCCCGCGAACCAGGACGGCGCAACCCTGGTCGGCCCTGGCTCGGATCCTTCCGTTCATGGAGCAGACCAACCTGGCCAATCTCATCAACTGGGATAGCGACTACGAGTTCCCTTCGAAACCGACCGTCGCGGCCATCCGTGTCGCGGCGTTCATGTGCCCGAGCGAGATCAATGACCGCCCCAGGCCCACGGCGACCCTGACGTACTATCCGTCGAATTACGCCTTCAACTCGGGGACCTGGTTCTTCTACGACCCAGCCAGCGACCGCGAGGGGGATGGAGCCTTCGCCCCCAACCGAGCGTTTGCCCCTGCGGCGATCTCCGACGGACTGAGCAACACACTGGGTGCGGCCGAGACCAAGGCTTACCAGCCCAACCTCTGGGACACCAAGGTCCCGGCGACCACGGGCACGGCGGCTCCGACCACCCCCGCAACCCTGAACACCTATCTCAGCGGCGGGACGTTCGATAGCAACGGCCACACCGAGTGGATCGAAGGAGACATCCACGAGACCGGTTTCACCACCACGTTCACGCCCAACACCAAGGTCCCGTATACCTCCGGCGGCCTGGTCTATGACGTCGACTTCACGTCGATGCGCGACGGCGAGTCGATCAACCTGCCGACCTACGGGGCCATCACGTCAAGGAGCTTCCACCCGGGCGGCCTGAACGGGATGATGATGGACGGCTCAGTCCGGTTCTTCAAGTCGACGATCAACCAGGCGGTCTGGCGTGGGCTGGGCACCCGGGCCGGCGGCGAGGTTATCTCGGCCGATGATTGA
- a CDS encoding response regulator transcription factor, producing the protein MSFRILVVEDEFQLADFLVRGLREEGFVVEHAADGESALDALKAETWDLVLLDWWLPGLEGLAVLRQYRARGGTAPVLFLTAKDSVDDRVRGLDGGADDYLCKPFAFEELLARSRALLRRLDRSPALQLTHGDLSVDLATHQAKRGPNTLELTAKEFALLTFLLRHPGQVLSRTRIYDHVWDEHFDPMSNTLEVHVMELRRKLEAHGPRQIQTLRGRGYRLDASPEEVR; encoded by the coding sequence ATGAGCTTCCGTATCCTGGTGGTCGAGGACGAGTTCCAGCTCGCCGACTTCCTCGTCCGAGGCCTGCGCGAGGAAGGGTTCGTCGTTGAGCACGCCGCGGACGGCGAGTCGGCCCTCGATGCCCTGAAAGCGGAGACCTGGGACCTGGTCCTGCTCGACTGGTGGCTGCCGGGCCTGGAAGGCCTCGCCGTCCTGCGCCAGTATCGGGCAAGGGGCGGGACGGCGCCGGTCCTGTTCCTGACGGCCAAGGACTCGGTCGACGACCGGGTCCGAGGCCTGGACGGGGGAGCCGATGATTACCTCTGCAAGCCGTTCGCCTTCGAGGAGCTGCTCGCGAGGTCACGCGCCCTCCTGCGCAGGCTCGACCGGAGCCCGGCCCTCCAGTTAACTCACGGCGACCTGAGCGTGGACCTGGCCACCCACCAGGCGAAGCGGGGCCCGAACACGCTGGAATTGACCGCGAAGGAATTCGCCCTCCTGACGTTCCTGCTACGCCATCCCGGCCAGGTCCTCTCCCGCACCAGGATCTATGACCACGTCTGGGACGAGCATTTCGACCCCATGTCCAATACGCTGGAAGTGCACGTGATGGAACTGCGGCGCAAGCTGGAGGCCCATGGCCCTCGCCAGATCCAGACCTTGCGGGGCCGGGGGTATCGGCTCGATGCCTCCCCCGAGGAGGTCCGCTGA
- a CDS encoding HAMP domain-containing sensor histidine kinase, with protein MSLTGRFSALVLAAIGVVLVGFSTALFLAARVYLDHQMGDRLASALDILVAAAEVHPNGVEWEPHERVLPLGQMTGEGEICWVIYDDRGHRVDRSRNFPEADLTDVRTINRRQTGLPAQQVDRLGHVWRMDRRTIVPGAKNSGSQAAADRTLPVEVDPPEAFYPSLTLIAYAPMAPTRELLASLAWGLVVLGMTTWGVSALLCRRLSRTALQPLSRLAESARGLDTAGPGWVLERSGTGDELDDLGQAFNELLSRIHVAYERQRRFGSDASHQLRTPLTILIGQIEVALRHERTPEEYRRTLTSALGGAAQLARVVEALLFLARAESDAAMPESVLLNLGSWARAHVEAIAPSSMLLEFCEAEGGPIWVRANPPLLGQLLDNLLDNARKYSPPGSPITVGLGSDRDSVRLCVEDQGPGIPTEEADRIFEPFFRSRQARRLPISGAGLGLSIAQRVAQAMGGLITYRPRPEGGSNFELRIPRAASPPAVVSRAETASLKDLVAS; from the coding sequence ATGAGCCTGACAGGCCGATTCTCGGCCCTGGTGCTGGCGGCCATCGGCGTGGTGCTCGTCGGCTTCTCGACGGCCCTGTTCCTGGCCGCGCGCGTCTACCTCGATCATCAGATGGGCGACCGCCTCGCCTCCGCTCTCGACATCCTCGTCGCGGCCGCCGAGGTCCACCCCAACGGGGTCGAGTGGGAGCCCCACGAGCGGGTCCTCCCCCTGGGCCAGATGACCGGCGAGGGAGAGATCTGCTGGGTGATTTACGATGACCGGGGCCATCGCGTCGACCGCTCGCGGAATTTCCCCGAGGCCGACCTGACGGACGTTCGCACCATAAATCGGCGGCAGACCGGCCTTCCCGCCCAGCAGGTCGACCGCCTGGGCCATGTCTGGCGGATGGATCGCCGCACCATCGTCCCGGGCGCGAAGAATTCGGGATCGCAGGCAGCCGCCGATCGGACCCTTCCCGTCGAGGTCGACCCGCCCGAAGCCTTCTATCCTTCCCTGACGCTGATCGCTTACGCGCCGATGGCTCCGACCCGCGAGCTTCTCGCCAGCCTGGCCTGGGGTCTCGTCGTCCTGGGGATGACGACCTGGGGCGTCTCCGCCCTGCTCTGCCGCCGTCTGTCGCGCACGGCGCTCCAGCCACTGAGCAGGCTGGCCGAGTCAGCCCGAGGGCTCGACACCGCCGGCCCCGGCTGGGTGCTCGAGCGGTCGGGCACGGGTGACGAGCTGGACGACCTGGGGCAGGCATTCAACGAGTTGCTCTCCAGGATCCACGTCGCCTACGAACGTCAGCGCCGGTTCGGCTCCGACGCCTCGCACCAGTTGCGCACTCCCCTGACGATCCTGATTGGCCAGATCGAGGTCGCCCTTCGCCACGAGCGTACCCCCGAGGAATATCGGCGGACTCTGACGTCGGCCCTGGGGGGTGCCGCCCAGCTTGCCCGGGTCGTCGAGGCCCTGCTCTTCCTCGCGAGGGCCGAATCGGACGCGGCGATGCCCGAGAGCGTGCTGCTGAATCTGGGCTCATGGGCCAGGGCCCACGTCGAAGCCATCGCGCCTTCGTCGATGCTTCTCGAATTCTGCGAGGCCGAAGGCGGGCCGATCTGGGTCCGCGCGAACCCGCCGCTACTCGGTCAGTTGCTGGACAATCTGCTCGACAACGCCCGAAAGTACAGCCCGCCGGGCTCGCCCATCACGGTGGGTCTTGGCTCGGATCGCGACTCGGTCCGCCTGTGCGTCGAGGACCAAGGGCCGGGCATCCCGACCGAGGAGGCAGACCGAATCTTCGAACCCTTCTTCCGATCGAGGCAGGCCCGTCGCCTGCCGATCTCGGGGGCGGGCCTCGGACTCTCGATCGCGCAACGGGTCGCCCAGGCGATGGGCGGACTCATCACCTATCGGCCAAGGCCCGAAGGAGGCAGCAACTTCGAACTGCGAATCCCGCGGGCCGCATCGCCACCGGCCGTCGTCTCAAGGGCAGAGACCGCCTCGCTCAAGGATCTGGTCGCCTCTTGA
- a CDS encoding EamA family transporter — protein sequence MGWQSYAILSAIFAGLTALLAKIGVSQVPSNVATLIRTVVVVAFAAAIVGARSEFSAIGRLSGRDWAALVLSGVATGLSWLFYFAALKAGPISGVAPIDKLSFVIAMTLGVVVLREPLRPLSVVGAALILVGVLLTVPSVQDLLGRTFGLGVGR from the coding sequence ATGGGGTGGCAGTCGTATGCGATCCTGTCGGCAATCTTCGCCGGCCTGACGGCCTTGCTAGCCAAGATCGGCGTCAGTCAGGTGCCGTCAAATGTGGCGACGCTTATCCGGACCGTTGTGGTCGTCGCGTTCGCCGCGGCGATTGTCGGGGCGCGGTCCGAATTCTCGGCGATCGGCAGGCTTTCGGGCCGGGATTGGGCGGCGCTCGTGCTGTCGGGGGTCGCCACCGGGTTGTCCTGGCTGTTCTATTTCGCGGCGCTTAAGGCGGGCCCCATTTCTGGCGTGGCGCCCATTGACAAGCTCAGCTTCGTTATCGCCATGACCCTTGGCGTCGTTGTCCTGCGCGAGCCGCTGAGGCCCCTCTCCGTCGTGGGGGCGGCCCTGATCCTGGTCGGGGTGCTGCTGACCGTGCCCTCGGTTCAAGATCTCCTCGGCCGGACTTTTGGTCTTGGCGTCGGCCGATAA
- the tadA gene encoding tRNA adenosine(34) deaminase TadA, translated as MLFASRMSDAGAENDLIWMKRALELAREAGRLGEVPVGAIIVRDGRVLSQAYNLRESTGDPTAHAERLALTLAGRAMGTWHLDGCVLYATLEPCPMCAGAILQGRIARVVYGAADPKGGACRSLYRLLDDPRLNHRAAVTAGVCSRECGEVLADFFGSRRVSRPAPSSNEPV; from the coding sequence ATGCTCTTCGCAAGTCGTATGAGCGATGCCGGGGCGGAAAACGACCTGATCTGGATGAAGCGTGCCCTTGAGCTTGCTCGGGAGGCCGGTCGACTGGGAGAAGTTCCGGTCGGCGCGATCATTGTCAGAGATGGTCGCGTACTTTCTCAAGCGTATAATCTCCGTGAGTCAACGGGCGATCCGACCGCGCACGCGGAGCGGCTCGCCTTGACGCTCGCCGGTCGTGCAATGGGGACCTGGCATCTCGATGGCTGCGTCCTGTACGCAACGCTCGAGCCATGTCCGATGTGTGCCGGGGCGATCCTGCAAGGACGAATTGCTCGGGTCGTTTACGGAGCGGCCGACCCCAAGGGGGGTGCCTGCCGGAGTCTTTATCGACTCCTGGATGACCCGCGGCTGAATCATCGAGCAGCTGTCACGGCAGGTGTTTGTTCTCGAGAGTGTGGCGAGGTACTGGCGGATTTCTTCGGGTCTCGGCGAGTTTCCAGGCCCGCTCCCAGCTCGAACGAGCCGGTGTGA
- a CDS encoding Gfo/Idh/MocA family oxidoreductase: MKTPDPLRWGILGCARITRRGIIPGVNDSQSGVLHAISSRDGTTARAWADEFKIPRAYDSYEAVLADPEVQAIYVPLPNELHKPWVLAAADAGKHVLCEKPLALNSAEARAMVEHCRERNVILMEAFMWNHQPRTAGVLKLVRDGAIGHLRLIRSSFSFAIDMTDWRLDPARGGGALMDVGTYGVSTARLYAGSEPTRVEASAHLSPSGVDISLSALLTFPGNISALIDCSFEQPFRCSYELVGTKGSIEVLDAYLPPERPVVAVRDLKGNAIEHSFDGTNQYAMMVDAFARGVADGTLPAPAEDGLAQMQTLDAILASIKRG, encoded by the coding sequence ATGAAAACACCCGACCCTCTCCGTTGGGGCATCCTCGGCTGCGCCCGGATCACTCGTCGCGGGATCATCCCCGGGGTCAATGACTCCCAATCCGGCGTATTGCACGCGATCAGCAGCCGCGACGGGACGACCGCGCGAGCCTGGGCAGACGAATTCAAGATCCCCAGGGCCTATGACTCCTACGAGGCGGTGCTCGCCGATCCCGAGGTGCAGGCCATCTATGTCCCCCTGCCCAACGAGTTGCACAAACCCTGGGTGCTCGCCGCGGCCGACGCCGGAAAGCACGTCCTCTGTGAGAAGCCGCTTGCGCTGAACTCGGCGGAAGCTCGCGCCATGGTCGAGCATTGCCGCGAGCGTAACGTCATCCTCATGGAAGCGTTCATGTGGAACCACCAGCCCAGGACTGCCGGCGTCCTGAAACTCGTGAGAGATGGGGCCATCGGCCATCTCAGGCTCATCCGCTCGTCATTCTCGTTCGCCATCGACATGACCGACTGGCGGCTCGATCCGGCCCGAGGCGGCGGTGCGCTCATGGACGTCGGCACGTACGGGGTAAGCACCGCTAGGCTCTATGCCGGATCCGAGCCGACACGAGTCGAGGCATCGGCCCACCTGTCTCCCAGCGGCGTCGACATCTCGCTCTCAGCCCTGCTCACCTTCCCCGGCAACATCAGCGCCCTCATCGATTGCAGCTTCGAACAGCCTTTCCGCTGCTCGTACGAGCTTGTGGGGACCAAGGGGAGCATCGAGGTGCTCGACGCCTATCTCCCGCCCGAACGCCCGGTCGTCGCCGTGCGAGATCTCAAGGGTAACGCCATCGAACATTCCTTCGACGGGACCAATCAATACGCAATGATGGTCGACGCCTTCGCCCGTGGAGTCGCCGACGGCACCCTACCCGCCCCGGCTGAGGACGGCCTCGCCCAGATGCAGACGCTCGACGCGATACTTGCTTCGATCAAACGGGGATGA
- a CDS encoding EF-hand domain-containing protein has translation MRLKTWALVTGLGLAATVGIARAEDTPGPIDSLQDLQESGRILFKTADANNDGQISQKEAIDAANLMVGGFFFRADANGDGVLSQEEAKQARESFLAQKPLLRVVLERTGAANNAKPGQAPAGGTAGNPLAMAGSLLDSNNDKQLQATEVRQAIQTAVQGLYATADTNRDGQMSPTEVNAAMIGAARAVAQASFQAADTDNNGQISVAEYEKAIVEPSKAVFKALDANNDGQISAEEAKAAQQVVINQVRNLRVPEPQNSAKNLIESGRRPEEVAPVPNLAVPAPAPR, from the coding sequence ATGCGTTTGAAGACATGGGCACTGGTGACTGGTCTTGGTTTGGCCGCGACCGTGGGGATTGCTCGCGCTGAAGACACCCCCGGACCGATCGATAGCCTGCAGGATTTGCAGGAAAGCGGCCGGATCCTGTTCAAGACGGCCGACGCTAACAACGACGGTCAGATCTCGCAGAAAGAGGCGATTGACGCGGCCAACCTCATGGTAGGCGGCTTCTTCTTCCGTGCCGACGCCAATGGCGACGGTGTGCTGTCGCAGGAAGAAGCCAAGCAGGCTCGCGAGTCGTTCCTCGCCCAGAAGCCGCTGCTTCGGGTTGTTCTCGAGCGCACTGGCGCCGCGAACAATGCAAAGCCCGGCCAGGCTCCCGCCGGCGGGACGGCTGGCAATCCGCTGGCGATGGCCGGCAGCCTGCTTGATAGCAACAACGACAAGCAGCTTCAGGCTACCGAGGTCCGTCAGGCGATTCAGACGGCCGTCCAAGGTCTGTACGCGACAGCTGACACGAATCGGGACGGCCAGATGAGCCCGACCGAGGTCAATGCCGCCATGATTGGTGCCGCCCGCGCCGTGGCCCAGGCCAGCTTCCAGGCCGCCGATACCGACAATAATGGTCAGATCAGCGTGGCCGAGTATGAGAAAGCGATTGTCGAGCCGTCGAAGGCGGTTTTCAAGGCCCTCGACGCCAACAACGACGGCCAAATCTCGGCCGAGGAAGCCAAGGCGGCCCAGCAGGTTGTGATCAACCAGGTCCGCAATCTTCGCGTGCCCGAGCCGCAGAACTCTGCGAAAAACCTGATCGAGAGCGGCCGTCGTCCCGAAGAGGTTGCCCCTGTCCCCAACCTCGCCGTCCCGGCCCCGGCCCCTCGCTGA
- a CDS encoding YraN family protein: MPGAGGRRFWSRWLGARGEREAARWLRSQGYRIITRGYSTSAGEIDLIARDGDVLVFVEVKTRQQGNPAEAVDAGKQRRLTLAALHFLRHHRLLNAPGVRGRFDVVAIVWPEGGGTPRIDHIRGAFDAVGQGQFFR; encoded by the coding sequence ATGCCTGGAGCCGGCGGACGTCGATTCTGGTCCCGCTGGCTGGGGGCACGGGGTGAGCGTGAAGCAGCCCGATGGCTTCGCAGTCAGGGTTATCGCATCATCACCCGCGGCTACTCGACCTCGGCGGGTGAGATCGACCTGATTGCTCGGGACGGCGATGTCCTGGTCTTCGTCGAGGTGAAAACCCGACAGCAAGGGAACCCGGCCGAGGCGGTCGACGCGGGCAAGCAGCGTCGGTTGACCCTGGCCGCCTTGCATTTCCTGAGGCATCATCGGCTACTGAATGCACCCGGCGTTCGTGGTCGATTCGATGTCGTCGCGATCGTCTGGCCCGAGGGAGGGGGGACGCCCCGGATCGATCATATTCGCGGGGCGTTCGACGCGGTGGGGCAGGGGCAGTTTTTCCGTTGA
- a CDS encoding MFS transporter, translating into MVFLVPRDSTSVSTNRWAWHVCWMLFASTTLNYMDRQSMSLVGEDVRAEFRIDHEGFGWVLAAFQLTYALFQVPAGYLADRWDVRKVYAFAVGCWSLAAILVAFSPTLSALLAFRALLGIAESFNWPCALKITATVLPPESRSLGNGIFNSGAAIGAVVTPLIVPPLANYFGWRTAFVIVGLLGFVWVVLWPFVVNRDPHGAFGETHPEPVATNQNLSNSGLSLRAVGSFGLIGLLSILIAATAPRFGLNSIWWSIAFLMFGLLAVARLVPLSELKGRDWARSMGEIVRLRRFWVLVIMACSVNVSWHFLVNWMATLFKTDLSMPYLIGGMASAIPFLAADLGNLGGGWFSRFLSRRGERSDRARAKVILVSCLFIGLALFVGRSSHPALTILILALVAFGTAAYMANYFAFCQEVSPRYTGLVVGVLGALGNLFAAGFLPIAGRIKDQTGSFSSVFVVVGLLPLLGILAVIIGWGWGPQGEGEADSIQAN; encoded by the coding sequence GTGGTTTTTCTCGTTCCTCGCGACTCTACTTCTGTCTCGACCAATCGATGGGCCTGGCACGTTTGCTGGATGCTTTTTGCCTCGACAACGCTCAACTATATGGATCGTCAGTCGATGTCTCTCGTTGGTGAGGATGTCAGGGCTGAATTCAGGATCGATCACGAAGGCTTCGGTTGGGTCCTTGCCGCCTTCCAACTCACTTATGCGTTGTTTCAAGTCCCGGCTGGATATCTTGCGGATCGCTGGGATGTTCGTAAGGTCTATGCCTTTGCCGTTGGCTGCTGGTCCCTGGCGGCTATTCTGGTCGCATTTTCCCCCACATTAAGTGCTCTCCTCGCCTTCCGTGCTCTACTCGGTATCGCCGAGTCGTTCAACTGGCCTTGCGCGTTGAAGATCACCGCGACCGTTCTACCTCCCGAGAGTCGTAGTCTGGGCAATGGGATTTTCAATTCGGGCGCGGCGATCGGGGCTGTGGTCACACCCTTGATCGTTCCGCCGCTGGCGAATTACTTCGGATGGCGGACTGCATTCGTCATCGTCGGCTTGCTTGGGTTTGTCTGGGTCGTGCTCTGGCCGTTCGTCGTGAACCGTGATCCTCATGGGGCCTTCGGCGAGACGCATCCGGAGCCAGTTGCAACAAATCAAAACCTGAGCAACTCTGGATTGAGCCTTAGAGCTGTTGGATCGTTTGGCTTGATCGGTCTGCTCTCCATCCTCATCGCTGCAACGGCGCCCCGATTCGGCCTGAATTCCATTTGGTGGAGCATTGCCTTCCTCATGTTTGGACTCCTCGCGGTGGCCCGGCTGGTTCCGCTCAGCGAGTTGAAAGGCCGAGACTGGGCGAGGTCGATGGGTGAAATCGTCCGGCTTCGTCGATTCTGGGTCCTCGTGATCATGGCATGCTCGGTGAACGTCTCCTGGCATTTTCTCGTGAACTGGATGGCGACCCTCTTCAAGACTGATCTTTCGATGCCTTACTTAATTGGCGGTATGGCGAGCGCGATCCCGTTCCTGGCTGCGGATCTGGGAAATCTCGGCGGAGGTTGGTTTTCGAGGTTCCTATCCCGGCGTGGAGAACGTTCCGACCGAGCAAGGGCCAAGGTGATCCTGGTGAGTTGCCTCTTCATCGGGCTCGCATTGTTCGTGGGCCGTTCGTCTCACCCGGCCTTGACGATCCTGATACTCGCGTTGGTGGCGTTCGGCACAGCGGCCTACATGGCGAATTATTTCGCCTTCTGTCAGGAAGTCTCCCCTCGATATACCGGCCTGGTTGTTGGTGTTCTTGGCGCTCTGGGCAATCTCTTTGCGGCCGGGTTCTTGCCGATTGCGGGCCGGATCAAGGATCAGACGGGGAGCTTCTCTTCGGTGTTCGTTGTCGTCGGTTTACTCCCGTTGCTGGGCATACTCGCAGTCATCATCGGTTGGGGGTGGGGTCCTCAGGGGGAAGGAGAGGCCGACTCGATTCAAGCGAACTAG